One window of the Runella slithyformis DSM 19594 genome contains the following:
- a CDS encoding RNA polymerase sigma-70 factor, with protein MQLSDTQILIAIGQGDEGVFEQVFRKHYAGLCAYGRSILRDADEAEEIVQTVFVSIWEKRGELEITQSLKSYLYRAVHNHCLNRIKHQKVREEHQQYAAYYHETAYESVSQTVYKNELEKHLSMAIEKLPEQCRIIFKLSRFDELRYQEIADQLGLSVKTVENQIGKALKILRIELADYLPILVGLGLTHYV; from the coding sequence GTGCAATTATCGGATACACAAATACTTATAGCCATTGGGCAGGGAGATGAAGGAGTTTTCGAACAGGTGTTTCGGAAGCACTACGCCGGCCTGTGTGCCTACGGACGTTCGATCCTGCGCGACGCTGACGAAGCCGAAGAGATCGTTCAGACCGTGTTTGTGAGTATTTGGGAAAAACGAGGTGAGTTGGAAATTACTCAATCATTGAAGTCGTATCTGTACCGTGCAGTGCACAATCACTGCCTTAACCGAATCAAACACCAAAAAGTAAGAGAAGAACACCAACAATACGCTGCCTATTATCACGAAACAGCGTATGAATCGGTCAGCCAAACGGTCTATAAAAATGAATTGGAAAAACACCTTTCGATGGCCATTGAAAAGCTGCCCGAACAGTGCCGCATCATTTTTAAACTAAGTCGTTTTGATGAATTAAGATATCAGGAGATCGCCGACCAATTGGGTCTTTCGGTCAAAACCGTGGAGAATCAAATTGGAAAGGCCCTAAAAATTTTACGCATTGAATTGGCCGATTACTTACCGATCTTGGTGGGGTTGGGCCTGACACATTACGTATGA
- a CDS encoding STN and carboxypeptidase regulatory-like domain-containing protein, with amino-acid sequence MKHVLNLNIFRFSALRNRVTYVIFLLLFGLVSLLSFAQKSSILDRTITVRLTNERLEDVLRLIGERGHFSFSYNPNEFDLNRRITLNANGKAVRQVLDEVFKGSATYKERRGHIILQKLAEIPVEKPQDIIINGYVFDRATGERIAQASIFEKRTLASAVTNQAGYYRIKIPSTLANPRLEVRKERYFGTGIAVTERTLDISLVQMPLDEKLQVAAPQLKSISRAATDTFNVKVPAVQPVLVASNDTALAATKPRRINLENVEKTFVDAFASAKQAVHIQNVRDTFYRPFQVSLLPFVGTNHVMSGNVVNSLSFNIIAGYSLGVNALEFGGFANLVRWDVHGAQFAGFANLVGRNVYGLQASGFVNAVLKNVEGMQLSGFVNATGGNHSGVQVAGFANLTGQNFYNGFQTAGFASVTLGKMYGWQMSGFGNVTLGDMNGWQISGFGNVALQKLRGVQISPFINYATVHEKGLQLGVFNYADSSGAIPVGLFSFVRRNGYRRLEISTDELNYANVSFKTGVRRFYNIVTIGGSFGVADKPLYTFGYGVGTAVNLGRGWMTNLDLTANKIMEATNRFGSSNGNFYRASLGLEKKIARQLALFGAASFTILTAQPGYLKTDKSTLYQPFANTTLNNGLDLTNWLGFQAGIRILNR; translated from the coding sequence ATGAAACACGTATTGAACCTCAACATTTTCCGCTTTTCAGCCCTGCGGAACCGCGTAACTTACGTCATTTTTCTTTTGCTCTTTGGGTTGGTCAGCCTGTTAAGCTTTGCCCAAAAATCCTCCATCCTTGACCGTACGATCACCGTACGGCTCACCAATGAACGTTTGGAAGACGTCCTGCGGCTTATCGGCGAGCGGGGACATTTCAGCTTTTCGTACAATCCCAACGAGTTTGACCTGAATCGGCGCATTACGCTTAATGCAAACGGCAAAGCTGTGCGTCAGGTATTGGATGAAGTATTTAAAGGCAGCGCAACCTACAAAGAGCGGCGCGGCCATATCATTCTTCAGAAACTCGCCGAAATACCGGTTGAAAAGCCACAGGATATCATCATCAATGGCTACGTTTTTGACCGAGCCACGGGCGAGCGTATCGCACAGGCCAGTATTTTCGAAAAACGAACTCTTGCTTCAGCGGTCACCAATCAGGCGGGTTATTATCGTATAAAAATTCCGTCTACCCTCGCCAACCCGCGCCTGGAAGTACGTAAAGAGCGTTATTTCGGCACTGGCATTGCCGTGACTGAGCGCACGTTGGACATCAGCCTGGTACAAATGCCGCTGGACGAGAAGTTACAGGTAGCGGCACCCCAGCTGAAGTCTATTTCCCGTGCCGCAACCGACACCTTCAACGTAAAAGTTCCTGCCGTACAACCGGTATTGGTGGCCTCCAATGACACAGCACTTGCCGCGACCAAACCCCGGCGCATCAATTTGGAGAACGTTGAAAAAACGTTTGTGGATGCTTTTGCGTCGGCCAAACAAGCCGTTCACATCCAAAACGTGCGAGATACGTTTTATCGACCGTTTCAGGTTTCGTTGCTTCCGTTTGTCGGCACCAACCATGTGATGAGCGGAAACGTAGTCAATTCCCTGTCATTCAACATCATTGCCGGCTATTCTTTGGGCGTAAACGCCTTGGAGTTCGGCGGTTTTGCCAACCTTGTCCGGTGGGATGTTCACGGAGCTCAATTTGCCGGCTTCGCCAATTTAGTAGGCAGGAATGTGTACGGTCTGCAGGCGTCGGGCTTTGTCAATGCCGTATTAAAAAACGTTGAAGGGATGCAGCTAAGCGGTTTTGTCAATGCCACGGGAGGCAATCACAGCGGAGTGCAGGTAGCGGGTTTTGCCAATTTAACCGGTCAAAATTTCTACAACGGTTTTCAAACGGCCGGCTTCGCGAGCGTAACCCTCGGAAAGATGTATGGCTGGCAAATGAGCGGCTTCGGCAATGTAACACTTGGTGATATGAACGGTTGGCAGATCAGCGGATTCGGCAATGTGGCTTTGCAAAAACTGCGCGGCGTTCAGATCAGTCCTTTCATCAACTACGCAACCGTTCACGAAAAAGGGCTTCAGTTGGGGGTTTTCAACTATGCTGATTCTTCAGGAGCCATTCCTGTCGGGCTATTCAGTTTTGTGCGGCGCAACGGGTACCGACGTCTGGAAATCAGTACCGACGAACTTAATTATGCCAACGTTTCCTTCAAAACCGGCGTTCGGCGATTTTACAATATCGTGACCATCGGCGGCAGCTTCGGTGTTGCCGACAAACCACTTTATACTTTTGGGTACGGAGTGGGCACGGCCGTCAACCTCGGGCGGGGTTGGATGACCAATTTGGATCTTACGGCCAACAAAATCATGGAAGCTACCAACCGCTTTGGTTCTTCCAACGGGAATTTTTACCGGGCAAGTCTGGGTCTCGAAAAAAAGATCGCCCGACAGCTTGCGCTCTTCGGCGCGGCTTCATTCACCATACTGACCGCCCAACCCGGGTATCTGAAAACAGATAAGTCAACACTGTATCAGCCATTTGCAAACACCACCCTCAATAATGGCCTTGATCTGACCAATTGGCTGGGATTTCAGGCAGGGATACGCATTTTGAACCGTTAA
- a CDS encoding tetratricopeptide repeat protein: MKAYNFLGNAYVDLGQYVKAIEVYKKAIEIKPDKHEAYNFLGNAYVDLGQYVKAIEVYKKAIEINPINMKPTIFWAMLM, from the coding sequence ATGAAGGCCTACAATTTTTTGGGCAATGCTTATGTGGATTTAGGGCAATATGTCAAGGCTATTGAAGTCTACAAAAAAGCCATTGAAATAAAACCCGATAAACATGAAGCCTACAATTTTTTGGGCAATGCTTATGTGGATTTAGGGCAATATGTCAAGGCTATTGAAGTCTACAAAAAAGCCATTGAAATAAACCCGATAAACATGAAGCCTACAATTTTTTGGGCGATGCTTATGTGA
- a CDS encoding fatty acid desaturase — MKTIFDKIQESQGDAPGQKQDESEKQKTISPELAKKIRSELQQFALKSNLYGIYEVSSDYLILLSSALLIQWTLVTALPRAVQTFMIALSMVVSAAALKGLNNLIHQACHYTLYATKSWNDNLQFLTGYLIFRDLESYRLFHSLHHKYLNTELDPENAYRTRWLLGHFKTRFWTIVLIRPLFLYYTYDFIKYSVIPFWTNGIRIYEKLTFWLLLILCIHLTDTWLLFSLVYVVPVFVIYPLITAFVEASEHIGLSGMATDLHGGRNRHYGWIANFVFHRHNEGNHGLHHWVAHIPDRHLNAAFEFLKKNYPNIYMIESHSLAETLGQMFDAEK; from the coding sequence ATGAAAACGATTTTTGACAAAATCCAGGAATCGCAAGGCGATGCGCCTGGCCAAAAGCAAGACGAGTCAGAAAAGCAAAAGACAATTTCTCCCGAGTTAGCCAAAAAAATCAGAAGTGAATTACAGCAATTTGCCTTAAAATCAAACCTATATGGAATTTATGAGGTCTCTTCTGACTATTTGATTTTATTAAGTTCGGCCCTGCTTATACAGTGGACTTTGGTAACGGCTCTGCCTAGGGCGGTACAGACATTTATGATCGCATTAAGTATGGTAGTCAGCGCTGCAGCATTAAAAGGATTGAATAATTTAATCCATCAGGCCTGCCACTACACGCTCTATGCTACCAAATCTTGGAATGACAACTTACAGTTTTTGACTGGCTACTTGATTTTCAGGGATTTAGAGAGTTATCGGTTATTTCACAGCCTTCACCATAAATACCTCAATACAGAACTTGACCCCGAAAACGCTTATCGTACTCGTTGGCTTTTAGGGCATTTTAAAACGCGTTTTTGGACCATTGTACTTATTCGTCCCCTCTTCCTGTATTACACCTACGATTTTATAAAGTATTCTGTCATTCCTTTCTGGACAAACGGTATCAGAATTTATGAGAAACTTACCTTTTGGCTCTTGCTGATTCTTTGTATACATCTTACCGATACTTGGTTATTGTTCAGTTTGGTTTACGTTGTTCCTGTCTTTGTTATCTATCCCCTTATTACCGCTTTTGTAGAAGCCTCAGAACATATTGGGCTGAGCGGCATGGCAACGGATTTGCACGGTGGTCGCAATCGTCACTATGGCTGGATAGCCAATTTTGTTTTCCATCGTCACAACGAGGGAAATCATGGACTCCATCATTGGGTCGCACACATTCCGGACCGTCATTTAAACGCAGCTTTTGAGTTTTTAAAAAAGAATTACCCCAACATCTATATGATAGAAAGCCATTCCTTGGCTGAAACATTGGGTCAGATGTTTGATGCTGAAAAGTAA
- a CDS encoding TPR end-of-group domain-containing protein, giving the protein MGDAYVNSGQYVKAIESYLKAIKFKHDFHEAYYNMGVAYANLGQYENAIKSCQNAIDIKSDYHEAYNNMGVSYANLGQKGQALQCYLKSQALGGDAYNLACWYAVEGQKTEALRWLRQALDKQQISLTHLAQDADWDGLREDAEFKALVANY; this is encoded by the coding sequence TTGGGCGATGCTTATGTGAATTCAGGGCAATATGTCAAGGCCATTGAAAGCTATCTAAAAGCCATAAAATTCAAACACGATTTCCATGAAGCCTATTACAACATGGGCGTGGCTTATGCTAATTTAGGGCAGTATGAAAATGCTATTAAAAGCTGTCAAAATGCTATTGACATCAAATCCGATTACCACGAAGCCTACAACAACATGGGCGTATCTTATGCTAATTTAGGGCAAAAAGGGCAAGCATTGCAATGCTATTTAAAATCACAAGCATTAGGAGGGGATGCCTATAATTTGGCCTGTTGGTATGCGGTGGAGGGGCAAAAAACTGAAGCGTTGCGGTGGCTGAGGCAGGCATTGGATAAACAACAAATCAGCCTCACCCACCTCGCCCAAGATGCTGATTGGGATGGTTTAAGAGAAGATGCGGAGTTTAAAGCGTTGGTAGCCAACTATTGA
- a CDS encoding tetratricopeptide repeat protein — protein MAKSKTYTVEEFKELWDKVSLRFRKENPSCIDVIARSDSSKNFFVNHLRSFNRINTLLGQSTAGVQGQTVYEAVRTLNNWLKKPKQKDYTDGITLGSNFAKALEAYANGVGLTPPPDDPLPQEVAGMGGGTVQEFSPVENIHIQKTPDQTDKLTAYLRFQAENDKRESKSDWSLERILANTIIDDVHRAEWNKIMETTWKDELGFKLFDDILYGQDSQAKGFAQELSTGTELTIRKLMRNRTDFPYWHRSLVVSALTLSIAQHSDPDKLELLFDFVKEEEPFVWKRALVGIALNSLNRPHLISDNPRFAGFWNKLHTQPYTAEALVAIDNALFDVRQNKEQTLISLYQQWIPQYEYFEKPQHWFLPYYAGNPISKKIPNKLADLLYYSLVWDLSLGKYVFCWQYERLGMPQKWRVPQILENEKQDLQTHPLLIEKYGDDAHISGLYETEINEYVQELHFFYQNYNQQHLQSLFDQQATLLKSSLVKLDTLVLNSAEAHYSIGVAYQNLEQYEKAIVAYQQAIAIKADFHEAYHNMGNAYVDLGQYDQAIDAYQQAIDIKPDFHKAYNFLGNAYVDLGQYVKAIEVYKKAIEIKPDKHEAYNFLGNAYVDLGQYVKAIEVYKKAIE, from the coding sequence ATGGCAAAGAGCAAAACATATACAGTAGAAGAATTTAAGGAACTTTGGGACAAAGTTTCTTTACGATTTCGGAAAGAAAATCCCTCTTGTATTGATGTAATAGCACGTTCAGATAGTTCTAAAAACTTTTTTGTAAACCATCTCAGGAGTTTTAATAGAATCAATACCCTTTTAGGTCAGAGTACAGCCGGGGTACAGGGACAAACTGTTTATGAAGCTGTCAGAACACTAAACAATTGGCTTAAAAAACCTAAGCAGAAAGATTATACCGATGGCATTACCCTTGGAAGTAATTTTGCCAAAGCACTTGAAGCCTATGCCAATGGTGTTGGTTTAACCCCACCTCCGGACGATCCTTTACCACAAGAAGTAGCAGGTATGGGTGGGGGAACGGTCCAGGAATTCAGTCCCGTAGAAAACATACATATTCAGAAAACGCCAGACCAAACAGATAAGTTAACGGCTTACCTCCGTTTTCAGGCTGAAAACGACAAACGAGAAAGTAAGTCTGATTGGAGTTTGGAGCGAATTTTGGCCAATACCATCATCGACGATGTACACCGCGCCGAGTGGAACAAAATCATGGAAACCACTTGGAAAGATGAGTTGGGGTTTAAGTTGTTTGATGATATTTTGTATGGTCAAGACAGCCAAGCCAAAGGTTTTGCACAAGAACTGAGCACCGGCACTGAACTCACAATACGCAAACTGATGCGTAACCGCACCGATTTTCCCTATTGGCACCGTAGCTTGGTGGTATCGGCGCTTACGTTGAGCATAGCCCAACATTCCGACCCCGACAAGCTGGAACTCCTGTTTGATTTTGTAAAAGAAGAAGAACCCTTTGTGTGGAAACGTGCCTTGGTGGGTATTGCACTCAATAGCCTCAACCGCCCCCATCTTATCTCTGATAACCCACGCTTTGCCGGCTTTTGGAACAAACTCCACACACAGCCTTACACCGCCGAAGCACTTGTGGCAATAGACAATGCTTTATTTGATGTAAGACAAAACAAAGAACAAACACTGATTTCATTATACCAACAATGGATACCGCAATACGAATACTTTGAGAAGCCTCAACATTGGTTTTTACCCTACTACGCAGGTAACCCCATCAGCAAAAAAATCCCTAATAAATTAGCTGATTTGTTGTACTATTCGTTAGTGTGGGATTTATCTCTGGGCAAATATGTTTTTTGTTGGCAGTACGAGAGATTGGGTATGCCCCAAAAATGGAGAGTACCTCAAATTTTAGAAAATGAAAAACAAGACCTACAAACCCACCCATTATTGATTGAAAAATATGGAGATGATGCCCATATAAGCGGTTTGTACGAAACTGAGATAAATGAATATGTACAAGAGCTACACTTTTTCTACCAAAACTACAACCAACAACACCTACAATCACTCTTTGACCAGCAAGCTACTCTCCTGAAAAGTAGTTTGGTAAAACTCGACACCTTGGTCCTCAACTCCGCCGAAGCCCACTACAGTATTGGCGTAGCTTATCAGAATTTAGAACAATATGAAAAAGCCATTGTGGCCTACCAACAAGCCATTGCCATCAAAGCCGATTTTCACGAAGCCTACCACAACATGGGCAATGCTTATGTGGATTTAGGGCAATATGACCAAGCCATTGATGCCTACCAACAAGCCATTGACATCAAACCTGACTTCCACAAAGCCTACAATTTTTTGGGCAATGCTTATGTGGATTTAGGGCAATATGTCAAGGCTATTGAAGTCTACAAAAAAGCCATTGAAATAAAACCCGATAAACATGAAGCCTACAATTTTTTGGGCAATGCTTATGTGGATTTAGGGCAATATGTCAAGGCTATTGAAGTCTACAAAAAAGCCATTGAATAA
- a CDS encoding FecR domain-containing protein has protein sequence MNSNVPIPDDLLARYVSGETTPDETRQVKAWLDQSAGQEEELLRFQKIWETANVVKPPAEFHVDAAWKKVSKQIATQPTAVDKPSPVPPLTVHRNKDGVRPLNTAGKPSTFIFWRAAASIVMVLGLGWLGYRFFERTNEPAIAKVLETQEKTIEQTLPDGTTVFLNHNTTLSYAEDFGRDTRTVILKGEAYFDVKRDENRPFIIQANGTEVRVLGTSFNVRAYDKKVNVAVTSGKVQFSTPKAKTLLLKDETATAQADTIIKLPAVDLNAMAYRTRVFVFDRTNLGDVVASLREGYQTDIQLTGRLKNCQLTARFERESLDAALSVIAETLNLQVTRKGKTILLDGQGCP, from the coding sequence ATGAATTCGAACGTACCTATTCCTGACGATTTACTGGCGCGTTATGTGTCGGGGGAAACTACACCCGACGAAACCCGGCAGGTAAAAGCGTGGTTGGACCAATCAGCCGGGCAGGAGGAAGAGTTGCTGCGTTTTCAAAAAATATGGGAAACAGCCAATGTCGTAAAGCCCCCGGCAGAGTTCCATGTAGACGCCGCGTGGAAAAAGGTCAGTAAGCAAATTGCAACCCAACCTACCGCAGTCGATAAACCCTCACCGGTTCCTCCGCTAACGGTACACAGGAATAAAGACGGTGTTCGGCCGCTCAACACCGCCGGGAAGCCTTCAACCTTCATTTTTTGGCGCGCGGCAGCGAGTATTGTGATGGTATTGGGTCTGGGTTGGTTAGGGTATCGTTTCTTTGAACGAACGAATGAACCTGCCATCGCTAAGGTGTTGGAAACACAGGAAAAAACGATTGAACAAACCTTGCCCGACGGAACAACCGTTTTTCTGAATCACAACACGACCCTTTCGTACGCCGAAGACTTTGGGCGGGATACGCGTACGGTCATATTGAAAGGGGAAGCCTATTTTGACGTAAAACGTGATGAAAACCGCCCCTTTATCATCCAAGCCAACGGAACGGAAGTACGGGTGTTGGGAACATCTTTTAACGTACGGGCCTATGACAAAAAAGTAAACGTAGCCGTAACAAGCGGTAAAGTGCAGTTTTCAACGCCGAAAGCCAAAACGCTGTTGCTCAAAGATGAAACAGCCACCGCGCAGGCCGATACCATCATTAAACTGCCCGCCGTCGATCTGAATGCCATGGCCTACCGCACACGAGTGTTTGTGTTTGACCGAACCAACCTGGGCGATGTGGTCGCTTCGCTGCGGGAAGGCTATCAGACGGACATTCAGCTCACAGGCCGCTTGAAAAACTGTCAGCTGACCGCCCGCTTCGAGCGCGAAAGTTTGGACGCTGCTTTGAGCGTCATTGCCGAAACGCTCAACCTACAAGTTACCCGAAAAGGGAAAACCATCCTACTGGACGGACAGGGTTGTCCGTAA
- a CDS encoding APC family permease, giving the protein MDNSIWRRKPIAAFEADIKNNQLKRVLGKWSLTAIGIGAIIGGGIFVLTGTAAHYHAGPALALSFVVAGIGCIFAALCYAEFASMLPVEGSAYAYAYGTIGELFAWAIGWGLILEYAMGAMTVAVSWSGYFNKLLHLFGIEIPFWLRNDPVSAGQFARDNGLADPGFAVNLPAFFIVWVVTYILIKGIKEAASANNVIVILKLAAIVFIILVGAFFVHTQNWVPFIPAVELVEHADGTMKEAYGWAGVLSGASAIFFAYIGFDAVSTQAGEAINPSKDMPFAIIMSLVICTVLYILVSLVLTGMISYKDITGDALKAPVAFAFDKAGQPWAVFIITAAATAGLISVMLVMMLGQTRVFLGMSKDGLIPGFFKEIHPTFKTPWKSTLLVGTLVSVVAAFTPIGLLGDMTSFGTLFAFAMVCLAVLILRFRDPNRERPFKAPFLTIVAPLGILVNTVLILMLDGLAQKLAFGWLLLGLVVYFAYGRPNSFLNNYKED; this is encoded by the coding sequence ATGGATAACTCTATTTGGCGCAGAAAGCCGATAGCTGCCTTTGAAGCAGACATTAAAAACAACCAATTAAAGCGAGTACTCGGCAAGTGGAGTCTCACCGCTATTGGTATCGGAGCGATCATCGGTGGCGGTATATTTGTATTGACCGGAACAGCCGCCCATTATCATGCAGGCCCGGCGTTGGCCCTTTCTTTCGTAGTAGCGGGTATCGGCTGTATTTTTGCTGCCCTTTGCTATGCTGAATTTGCTTCAATGTTGCCTGTAGAAGGTTCTGCCTACGCTTATGCGTACGGTACAATCGGCGAATTATTTGCCTGGGCTATTGGCTGGGGATTAATCCTGGAATATGCCATGGGGGCCATGACCGTGGCGGTAAGCTGGTCAGGTTATTTTAATAAATTATTACACTTATTCGGCATAGAAATACCTTTTTGGCTACGCAACGACCCTGTTTCTGCCGGGCAGTTTGCCCGGGATAATGGCTTAGCTGACCCCGGCTTTGCGGTCAATCTGCCTGCTTTCTTCATTGTTTGGGTTGTTACGTATATTTTGATAAAAGGTATTAAAGAAGCGGCCAGTGCCAATAACGTCATCGTAATTTTAAAATTGGCCGCTATTGTTTTCATCATTTTAGTAGGTGCTTTTTTTGTTCATACCCAAAATTGGGTGCCTTTTATTCCGGCAGTGGAATTAGTGGAACACGCTGACGGGACCATGAAAGAAGCCTACGGTTGGGCAGGTGTTTTGAGCGGTGCGTCTGCTATTTTCTTTGCTTATATCGGCTTTGACGCTGTTTCCACTCAAGCGGGCGAAGCCATCAACCCAAGCAAAGACATGCCTTTCGCGATTATTATGTCGTTGGTCATCTGTACAGTTTTGTACATCTTAGTTTCATTGGTACTTACAGGGATGATCAGCTATAAAGATATTACAGGGGATGCCTTGAAAGCTCCGGTCGCTTTTGCCTTCGATAAAGCCGGCCAACCGTGGGCCGTGTTTATCATTACCGCAGCGGCTACCGCCGGCTTAATTTCTGTAATGCTGGTCATGATGCTCGGTCAAACACGGGTGTTTTTAGGAATGTCTAAAGATGGTTTGATTCCCGGGTTCTTTAAGGAAATTCATCCTACCTTTAAAACCCCATGGAAAAGTACGCTCCTGGTCGGCACATTGGTTTCTGTGGTAGCGGCCTTTACACCTATCGGACTTTTAGGCGACATGACCAGCTTTGGTACCCTCTTTGCCTTTGCGATGGTTTGTTTGGCGGTACTTATCTTACGCTTTCGTGATCCAAATCGTGAGCGCCCCTTCAAGGCACCTTTCTTAACGATTGTGGCGCCTTTAGGCATTCTTGTCAATACTGTACTTATTCTAATGCTTGACGGATTGGCTCAAAAATTGGCTTTCGGTTGGCTACTGTTAGGCTTGGTTGTGTATTTTGCTTACGGCCGTCCAAATAGTTTTTTGAACAATTATAAAGAGGACTAA
- a CDS encoding porin family protein has translation MKRLRCLFTAIAIVCVGVSARAQVALGARGGVSLAKTTGNGGFIENFTGNLDYIVSGNGAVFLKVPIAGGLSFRPELGYKQSGAGISSDNLLDLIGVNIPLGGSIRQRLTYIQAPMLFQYDFGDEDSPVQPYLIAGPTFNYLADGKIVSRADLIIFQTQPTRTPIGLGTFNRFEVGAAGGAGLSFNVGSSKVFIEGRYERGLTRLYDTPIVRVPVHNQSFSVLAGFSIPLGR, from the coding sequence ATGAAAAGATTACGTTGTTTATTCACAGCCATCGCCATTGTATGTGTAGGTGTAAGTGCCCGGGCGCAGGTAGCCCTCGGGGCACGCGGCGGAGTATCACTTGCCAAAACCACCGGCAACGGCGGATTTATTGAGAACTTTACAGGCAACCTCGACTACATCGTCAGCGGCAACGGTGCCGTATTTCTGAAAGTACCGATTGCGGGCGGTCTGTCATTTCGACCTGAGCTTGGCTATAAGCAAAGCGGAGCGGGAATATCTTCCGACAACTTATTGGATCTCATCGGGGTAAACATTCCGTTGGGCGGCAGTATCAGACAACGCCTTACCTACATTCAGGCTCCTATGTTGTTTCAATATGACTTCGGCGATGAAGACAGCCCCGTTCAGCCCTACCTCATTGCCGGCCCTACGTTCAATTATCTGGCAGATGGCAAAATTGTTTCCCGCGCTGACCTGATCATTTTTCAAACCCAACCTACCCGAACACCAATCGGTTTAGGCACCTTTAATCGGTTTGAAGTGGGCGCCGCCGGCGGGGCCGGGCTTAGCTTCAATGTGGGGAGCAGTAAAGTTTTTATTGAAGGTCGTTATGAGCGCGGCCTGACCCGCCTGTACGATACCCCCATTGTGAGGGTACCGGTCCATAACCAAAGTTTCAGCGTATTGGCCGGGTTTTCGATTCCTTTGGGCAGGTAA
- a CDS encoding CHAP domain-containing protein: protein MKSVPKIIVCALLFGALSGCQKNVDPAQNEDTAASTKEKPLTVEDMIAEASAKNGRATAETLINKVSNRTINKNAWMDVMVMGNSSFDRSATYLARLYVYTSGAQVDLYASDFVGGGWRVLTQNTSNQFPQKEITFLLRADAPQTYIKVFGRTGNNVRFDLALYKISAPAVEKINWSASNSNQTNLPYGSIYGYIGTTAVYSNGPKYTSSSRNSVNGYDTGLAYQCVELVRRFYYQYYGKQMGAGYNAKDFFANAYRWGMTAYANGGGMAPKPGDILCFNGNAGGGAGHVAPIVEVGADYVIIVQQNVYGDTHVGKKYSRTGNTINVANLQGWIR from the coding sequence ATGAAATCAGTTCCTAAAATCATCGTATGCGCCTTATTATTCGGCGCCCTGTCGGGTTGCCAAAAAAATGTAGATCCCGCTCAAAATGAGGACACCGCGGCAAGCACCAAGGAAAAGCCACTCACGGTAGAAGACATGATAGCCGAGGCAAGTGCCAAAAATGGGCGGGCCACTGCAGAAACGCTTATCAACAAAGTAAGCAACCGTACCATCAACAAAAACGCCTGGATGGATGTCATGGTAATGGGCAACAGCAGTTTCGACCGTTCGGCTACCTACTTGGCGCGGCTCTACGTCTATACCTCGGGGGCACAAGTGGATTTATATGCGTCTGATTTTGTAGGAGGCGGCTGGCGTGTACTCACGCAAAACACCTCTAATCAATTTCCTCAGAAAGAGATTACTTTTCTGCTTAGAGCCGATGCCCCCCAAACGTACATCAAAGTTTTTGGGCGCACGGGCAACAATGTCCGCTTTGATTTGGCTCTTTACAAAATTAGTGCGCCTGCGGTAGAGAAAATCAACTGGTCGGCGAGCAACTCTAACCAAACCAACTTGCCTTATGGCAGTATTTATGGATACATCGGCACTACCGCCGTGTACTCCAACGGCCCCAAATACACCTCTTCAAGCCGTAATTCTGTGAACGGCTACGATACAGGGCTCGCTTACCAATGTGTTGAACTGGTGCGTCGCTTCTATTATCAATATTATGGTAAGCAGATGGGAGCAGGCTATAATGCCAAAGACTTCTTTGCCAATGCCTACCGTTGGGGTATGACCGCTTATGCCAACGGTGGCGGTATGGCTCCTAAACCCGGAGATATACTTTGCTTTAATGGGAATGCAGGGGGAGGCGCAGGTCATGTTGCCCCGATAGTAGAGGTAGGTGCGGACTATGTTATCATTGTCCAACAGAACGTGTATGGTGATACACACGTAGGTAAAAAGTATAGCCGTACCGGAAACACTATCAATGTAGCTAACCTGCAAGGTTGGATTCGATAG